In the Thermodesulforhabdaceae bacterium genome, one interval contains:
- the mobB gene encoding molybdopterin-guanine dinucleotide biosynthesis protein B, which translates to MVPIICVVGYHESGKTTFIEALIPELKCRGYRVGTIKHDVHGFDIDIEGKDTWRHRKSGSVAVALSSPSRVTLFRELKEEMPIDELIMRFFWDVDIVIAEGFKKLHYPKIEVFRKEIAEEPLAKSLENLIAVVSDDPVTVDAPVFPFRDVNLVADMIEQRYLATRKPSLVTVLFDGKKVPMNDFVTKIVEKTIEGMCSTLRGWNNPSEITISIRRRESQ; encoded by the coding sequence ATGGTGCCCATCATTTGTGTAGTAGGTTATCACGAAAGTGGCAAAACAACATTCATTGAGGCTCTCATTCCGGAATTGAAATGCCGTGGATATCGAGTGGGAACAATCAAACACGATGTGCACGGCTTCGACATAGACATAGAAGGAAAAGATACGTGGCGTCATCGCAAATCAGGAAGCGTCGCTGTAGCGCTCTCGTCACCTTCCAGAGTTACGCTTTTCAGAGAACTCAAAGAGGAAATGCCCATCGATGAATTGATTATGAGATTCTTCTGGGATGTGGATATCGTGATTGCCGAAGGTTTCAAAAAACTTCACTACCCGAAGATAGAAGTATTCCGAAAAGAAATTGCTGAAGAACCTCTGGCAAAATCTCTGGAAAATCTAATAGCTGTCGTATCCGATGATCCCGTAACGGTAGATGCACCAGTATTTCCTTTTAGAGATGTGAATCTGGTGGCGGATATGATTGAACAGAGATATTTAGCTACAAGAAAACCTTCCCTGGTAACTGTTCTTTTTGATGGAAAAAAGGTGCCCATGAACGATTTTGTCACCAAAATAGTCGAAAAAACCATTGAAGGCATGTGTAGCACTCTTCGTGGATGGAATAATCCATCAGAAATAACCATATCCATAAGGCGTCGTGAATCGCAATGA
- a CDS encoding molybdenum cofactor guanylyltransferase, whose product MKSITGVILAGGKSSRFGRNKALEPFMGERLIDRSIRLIKEWSDPIFVVCQKPEEYFGVEANLVADLIPDQGPLMGLYTALLFSPGEWIFLRAVDMPFLEKGFAELLIRRALEGNADVIVPVKSGQYEPLCACYNLRCIPHIKRAIEKGGGRVISFFSRVRVDAIPEEIWETTDPTGKSILNINTLQDLDDALRELS is encoded by the coding sequence ATGAAATCAATCACTGGTGTAATTCTTGCCGGAGGAAAAAGTAGCCGTTTCGGGAGAAACAAGGCTCTCGAACCTTTCATGGGAGAACGTCTCATCGATCGCTCTATTCGACTCATCAAAGAATGGAGCGATCCGATCTTTGTAGTTTGTCAAAAACCGGAGGAATACTTTGGAGTCGAAGCAAATCTTGTGGCTGATCTCATACCCGATCAGGGTCCTCTTATGGGACTTTATACTGCTTTGCTGTTTAGTCCCGGTGAGTGGATTTTTCTGCGAGCTGTGGATATGCCTTTCCTGGAAAAAGGTTTTGCAGAGCTCTTAATAAGAAGAGCCCTGGAAGGAAATGCCGACGTGATAGTGCCTGTAAAGTCAGGACAATATGAGCCTCTATGCGCCTGTTACAATCTAAGGTGTATCCCCCATATAAAGCGAGCAATAGAGAAAGGTGGAGGACGAGTAATAAGCTTCTTTTCGAGAGTTCGAGTTGACGCCATCCCGGAAGAAATATGGGAAACAACAGACCCGACAGGGAAAAGCATTCTGAACATAAACACACTCCAGGATCTTGATGATGCGCTTCGAGAACTTTCGTGA